DNA from Acidobacteriota bacterium:
ATGTCTGTTCAATACGCGAGGATTAATAATTTAAAAACCATTCCTGCTGACCTGGTCGAACTTGCCGCCTCAGACATTGTCCGTCCCTCCGAAGAGGAAGCCTTCCTATCACGCTCAAACACCGGAACTATGGCAGCGGTTAAAGAGGTATCATGAGCGAGCAAAAGAAGTATGTCACCTTTAGAGATTTGAAGGAATTAAACCCTCCTCAATCATCCTCTATCGCTCCAGCTAAAGCTCAATCTACAAAAACTAAAAAGATCACTACTAGTACACCTAGTATATCTAGTATATCTAGCTCACCTAGTACATCTAGAATACCTAGTACATCTAGTAAAGCTAAAACCGTCAGTGATAAAAAATCTTTTAAACCGCAAGCTGAAAGGGATATTCCTCAAATTGAATCCATAGCGCCAGAAAGAGATTTTCAAAGAGTTCCCAATTCGGTTACTCGTCAAATTATGGCGAGCGGCGTGTTCAAGGGAAAAAGTAAACAAGTCTGGGATTATTTATGGAGTGTTTCAAGAGGGGCAATTAATCCTGTGCGTATTATTAAACGTTCGCGCAAGGACATCAAAAATGGCTCAGGAATCGGTTCGATGGTGACAGTAGATGCGGCAATAACTCACCTGGAGAGCATCGGTTTATTACGGGTTCTCCCCTCGGTCGGGTCACTTGCAGGCAATTCTTATGAAATTTTTACACCTGAAGAAATCGCTATTAGTTATACTAGTACATCTAGTACACCTAGTATAACTAGCCCTACCCAGAAACTAGATAATCTAGATATACTAGAAAGTAGTATATCTAGTATAACCTTATCCTCTTTAAAATCAGAAGTTTCTGGTCATCCTAATACTTTATATAATACATGTATTGATGATGATATATACACACACACAGTTGAAAAGGAATTTGCTCGGATTATTCTTGTGTGTGCGGAAAAGATTCTTGGGGAAAAAATTCCAATAAATCCACAGGAGGTCTCCCGCTGGAATGAATGTGCAACCTTAATCGCCACGGAATTAGAAAATGCCGCAAAAAATGCCAAGGGAATTTCTTCAGTTCCGGCATTCTTGGCTACTCATCTGCGAAGGTCTTTTGCCAAGAATGATTCTGAATTTTTTGACAAAGGCAAGCCGCCTGTAAACCTTCCGGTTCGTGAAAAAAATGACAAGCCGACAGACCTGGAAAGTAAGGGGAAATCAAGGTTCTCATTGGGCGAGTGTTTGAGGTTTGCCGAATATCTTGGAGTTAAGGGTAAAGGCATAGTAAACCCCGGCGGTTATGCCACGACAATATTCCGCTCAGGAGAAGCTGATGAGTTAATCGAAGAATTTCTGAAAAAATCACCAGAACCGCTCGCCCCCGTCAAATGTCCTGACTGCAACGATGACGACCTGCGCTATATCAGTGGTCGTGATGGTGAAAAATTGAAATGTGAACACCCTCGGTTGCCGTTAGCGATAAAACTGTATGAAGCCCTGGAGGAATTATTGGCATTACATCTGGGGGATGCAAGTTATCAGGAATCCGACCTGCTCGAAGATTTAAAATTTAAAATTGAACGCGAAGGTCTCAAATGGGATGAATCGCTGGCAATGGCTTTGGCTTTGAAAGAAAAAAACAGATATCAAGTAAATTAAACCGGTCTGATATGGCGTTTAAATCGGTTTTAAGAGGTTTTTAAGGTGAAAATGGAGTCTCAGGTGGTTTAATCTCTTAAAACGCTTTAAAAGCCATTTAAAAAGCAAATCCGGTTTTAGAAAATTAAGCCTCAGAGGTTATCGTTTCAAGTTGTCTCTAGTATTTTCCGTTTTTCGATTTTTCACCAACAGGCTCCACAGCGGTTCGCCAGTTTTAAGTAACTCATCTAACAAATCATCACCCAAAGCTTCACGATGAATTTCGCGAAACGCAATCCGCGATTTTTCCTTTGATCCTATGATCTTCATATTTCGATTTCCACAGCTTTCCGTGCTATCTCTTGCTGCCAAGTTTGAGGTGCATCATCGTATGCCCTTACATCCCGACATGGCAATTTTCTTGCAAGGCTTGCTGCTACGCTACAAGCTTTATTAGGGGCGTGGGTACTGGTCTCGATGGGCAGGTCTTTGCCTTTTATCGTATTGCTGATTCTCTCGTTTCGCTGATCAGGCGAGAAACACTCCCACAGTGTAAGATCGCTATAAGACACGACTTACAGGTTACTACGCCAATCAGGCATATTGGTGTACGGCATAACTTTTGCTGTTGCACTAACTTGTACTCGTTACAGAAGATTTGTAGCGAAACAATGAAATTAAGCGAGCGTATGCCGGATAAGTTTTCGCATTGAGTGACAGTCGGTGCCCGTCGCTCCAAACAAGAAAGGAGGTACAACCATGCCAGCAAAGAGTCCCGAAGACATCTGCCGCCTCTTCCAACAGTACATGGCAGCAGGCGATCTTGACGCAGTGCTGAGCCTATACGACCCAGAGGCAGTTTTTCTGAAGCAATCCGGCGAAGCCACGCAGGGCAGGCAAGAGTTGCGAGAGCAGTTGGCTTCGCAATCTGCCTTGAAGACGCGCTTCGATTTCACCATTAAGCAGGTTGTTCAGGCGGGCGACATCGCACTGATGCACACGCAGTGGCAAGTGTCGGAGCCGCAGCCGATGATGGTGTATGCGATTGAGGTCGCCCGCCGCCAACCCGATGGAACCTGGCGCTGGCTCATCGGCGACCCCTTTACGGTCGGCAGGAAGAGTTGAGCAATTTCATGTTTGATGGTTTCACGTGCAGGCAAATCAAGCCGCAGGGAACAACTATCAACTTCGTGCGCAGAGCGGTTATTCCGTCCTGCGATTGCACGGCTGCTCGTTAATGCAGAAATGGCATTCCAGCCGCATTGAGTGCGCCAACGGCATCGATAGCTGTACCTCCGACCAAACGTTTGTCTTTGCCTTCAAGCACCTCCATCCGCTGATTAACGTGTATAGGGATCGGACAGCTGATTGGCTGCCTGTTGGCTGTAGACGCGGATTTCCGCTGCGAGCCGGACAACGTGATGTATGGGTTGGAAAGCCTATGAGCAAGGTGCAGCCAATTATCAATCCGGCAACAACCCGCTTGAGTCAGGTCAGCAACAACTCAGTTAGAGCTACCTGCTTCGTGGGCAGATGCTCTTGCGAGGTATAAGAGCTTATGTATGCGACAATCCGAAACACAGTTCCAGACGGATTTCCGGTTCGAGTGGAAAGACTGGCAAGAATCGGAGTTGATGCGCACTCAGGCAATGAGGTGCCGATAAAACCGCAATGCGCCGCCTGGGAATTAGTGGAATTTGCCAGTGATAAGGCAATCATTTCAACCGTTTCGGGAACCCTAACGATC
Protein-coding regions in this window:
- a CDS encoding nuclear transport factor 2 family protein — its product is MPAKSPEDICRLFQQYMAAGDLDAVLSLYDPEAVFLKQSGEATQGRQELREQLASQSALKTRFDFTIKQVVQAGDIALMHTQWQVSEPQPMMVYAIEVARRQPDGTWRWLIGDPFTVGRKS